From Pseudorca crassidens isolate mPseCra1 chromosome 7, mPseCra1.hap1, whole genome shotgun sequence, a single genomic window includes:
- the LOC137228259 gene encoding LOW QUALITY PROTEIN: DNA endonuclease RBBP8-like (The sequence of the model RefSeq protein was modified relative to this genomic sequence to represent the inferred CDS: inserted 7 bases in 4 codons; substituted 1 base at 1 genomic stop codon) has product MNVSGSSCGGPSSADVSNDFKDLWTKLKEYHDKEVQGLQVKVTKLKKERSLVAQRLEEFFTKNQQLREPRKVLHDTIKVLEDRFRAGLCDRCAVTEEHMRKKQQEFENIRQQNLKLITELMNEKNXQEENKNLSEQLQQKIEHDQPCQAPGLESEEDVFPDSPITTVSFSGANRLRRKENLHVRHVEPTHTKLEHSGCAREWRKVPQSSTHSQHKHNEHEILVADTXDQSQAPVANTHGKSSYPPDDLAAVVAETLGLSVQDESESRGPMSLLGDELYHCLEGDHKKPFEESRRNSEDSLRFLDSNSKTPPQEELTTWVSSPVFGATPNVKSNLGLNTSLSPSLLETGKNXHLXTTPFSNTSNSRPEKPRSKSEDGALFTHHNIGAEVKKITNQSSSNKQVLINKNTSEQDSIDHIKDTVTVKDTVTDKHXKSLGGRIKRKKIKEESEDEVSCPQASFDKENAFPFPPDSHSYMNGDYVMDKPLDLSDRFSPIQRQEKSQGSENSKVGFRQVTLYEVLKPVPKGSSSSRKALSGSCGLTKDSPEEPSSLQESLLQSLSKSPDNKTLLQIKEENSIFKIPLHPRESLETENLFDDTKGAGSREPLKIKTRSVHGACELASVLQLNPCRIAKTKSLQNNQDVSFENIQGSIDPGADLSQYKMDITVVDTKDGSQSRLAGGETVDMDCTLVSESMLLKMKNQGLPWWRSGWESACRCRRCGFVPRSGKIHFPAEEREKKLVSCSSHRFRYIPPNTPENFWEVGFPSTQTCMERGYIEEDLDPSPRPKRRQPYHAIFSLKGKEQKT; this is encoded by the exons ATGAACGTCTCGGGAAGCAGTTGCGGAGGCCCCAGTTCTGCAGATGTATCTAATGACTTTAAGGATCTTTGGACAAAACTAAAGGAGTATCATGATAAAGAAGTACAAGGTCTACAAGTAAAAGTAACCAAACTGAAAAAGGAACGAAGTTTAGTTGCACAGAGACTAGAAGAATTCTTCACCAAAAATCAACAGCTGAGAGAGCCACGGAAAGTCCTTCATGACACCATTAAAGTTTTAGAAGATCGATTCAGAGCAGGATTATGTGATCGCTGTGCGGTAACTGAAGAACATATGCGGAAGAAACAGCAAGAGTTTGAAAATATTCGACAGCAGAATCTTAAACTTATCACAGAGCTTATGAATGAAAAGAa gcaggaagaaaataaaaatctttctgaACAGCTGCAGCAGAAAATtgagcatgatcaaccatgtcaAGCACCTGGTCTTGAATCTGAGGAAGATGTTTTTCCAGATTCACCAATAACAACCGTTTCATTTTCTGGCGCTAACCGACTACGAAGGAAGGAGAACCTCCACGTCCGACACGTAGAACCAACACATACTAAACTGGAGCACTCTGGGTGTGCACGTGAATGGAGAAAAGTACCACAGTCTTCAACTCATTCACAACATAAACATAATGAACATGAAATTCTAGTGGCTGACAC TGATCAGAGTCAAGCTCCAGTGGCCAACACACATGGAAAAAGCAGTTATCCTCCTGATGATTTAGCTGCAGTTGTTGCTGAAACACTTGGACTTAGTGTTCAAGATGAGTCTGAATCTCGAGGTCCTATGAGCCTTCTTGGTGATGAGCTCTACCACTGTCTGGAAGGAGATCACAAAAAACCTTTTGAGGAATCTAGAAGAAATAGTGAAGATAGTTTAAGATTTTTAGATTCGAATTCAAAGACTCCTCCTCAAGAAGAATTGACTACTTGGGTATCATCTCCTGTATTTGGCGCTACCCCTAATGTGAAAAGTAATTTAGGTTTGAATACAAGTTTGTCCCCTTCTCTTTTAGAGACTGGGAAAA ACCATCTGTAAACAACGCCTTTCAGCAACACTTCTAATTCTAGACCAGAGAAACCTAGATCAAAATCTGAAGATGGTGCCCTTTTCACACATCATAATATCGGGGCTGAAGTGAAGAAGATCACTAACCAGTCATCTTCTAATAAGCAGGtgcttataaataaaaatacaagtgaaCAGGATAGTATTGATCACATTAAAGATACTGTTACTGTTAAAGATACTGTTACTGATAAACA GAAATCACTGGGAGGCcgaatcaaaaggaagaaaatcaaggaagaaaGTGAAGATGAAGTAAGCTGCCCCCAAGCCTCCTTTGATAAAgaaaatgcttttccttttccaccaGATAGTCATTCTTACATGAATGGAGACTATGTGATGGATAAACCTCTGGATCTGTCTGATCGATTTTCACCTATTCAGCGTCAAGAGAAAAGCCAAGGAAGTGAGAACTCTAAAGTCGGGTTTAGGCAAGTGACTCTCTATGAGGTTTTGAAGCCTGTTCCAAAGGGCTCTTCCTCAAGCCGTAAGGCCTTGAGTGGGAGCTGTGGGTTAACCAAAGATTCCCCAGAAGAGCCCAGCAGTTTACAGGAGTCCCTCCTCCAGTCCTTGAGTAAATCTCCAGATAATAAAACACTGTtacaaataaaggaagaaaattctatcTTTAAAATTCCTCTACATCCACGTGAAAGTTTGGAGACAGAGAATCTTTTTGATGACACGAAGGGTGCTGGTTCTCGTGAgcctctaaaaataaaaaccaggtCAGTCCATGGAGCATGTGAACTTGCATCAGTTCTTCAGTTAAATCCATGTAGAATTGCTAAAACAAAGTCTCTACAAAACAACCAAGATGTATCCTTTGAAAACATCCAGGGGAGTATAGATCCAGGAGCAGACCTTTCTCAGTATAAAATGGATATCACTGTAGTAGATACAAAGGATGGCAGTCAGTCAAGATTAGCAGGAGGAGAGACAGTGGACATGGACTGTACATTGGTTAGTGAaagtatgcttttaaaaatgaagaatcaagggcttccctggtggcgcagtggttgggagtcagcctgccgatgcaggagatgcgggttcgtgccccggtccgggaagatcc ATTTTccagcagaagaaagagaaaagaagttgGTTTCCTGCTCAAGCCACCGATTTCGCTACATTCCACCCAACACACCAGAGAATTTCTGGGAAGTTGGTTTTCCTTCCACTCAGACTTGTATGGAAAGAGGTTACATTGAAGAAGATCTTGATCCTTCTCCTCGTCCAAAAAGACGGCAGCCTTACCATGCAATATTTTCTCTGAAAGGCAAAGAGCAGAAGACATAA